One Stenotrophomonas oahuensis genomic region harbors:
- a CDS encoding DUF2235 domain-containing protein, producing the protein MLLEKGNPNERLFIAMFDGTGNDFRADPDHATNVARMFNQLESLRVAGSSAFHASYLAGPGTQENPITRIADGALGYTYQERLEQMYSDLVSKADQWKQENPDANIRVMGIGFSRGASQAAGFTNLLHERGIVDPSSQVLELDGKLSYTRHLAPPGVTPQAVALFDPVATGFPEKFDRRLAPSVVSGFQITALDEVRAKFRNDQIIAPGLSDDGRFLNVQVAGAHADIGGGYIRDGLARRSCNLMVDYCNALAPGVLEMQKSHEPTDPRLNPIHRSEEHMLIYQMDRKVDRSTPGGVNTRLAPDHIVQADGFPHTVKPLGSAVAGLKTSDVVIAPPNLDVEQTAARLQFIEEAEKARAATIEQTSRVRVLGNTTAAVATTLEVADAARDYTQLRNESNLAAAQASITRTTTTAGMAWMGFQVGARIGGTLGPWGALGGGTLGAAIGGVAGDKIADEYERRRIYTHKGSDGNVWTADPKQPEKGWTRSLPPLPGNPEGQKFTADPALADELNYKAVTKATELGMGAVTARNPLKLAARQDDPTVPMGVTGCAMPPARGGSARSTLTSPALVVRSTLHRNVPPSWTPSRARSPPTTPPVALLYWQPTSKCCTSRTTGSGTARANCLKLSPMLSGTRNAWWARMAADTLGRTAVSGYPRAGSGTRMPRAICAPSSTLPLMRSATMYKRCWTSNGIRCASQPRWRRCGWCLRRSNWRSGRPQSRRIVRWLSKGKRHPQNA; encoded by the coding sequence ATGCTGTTGGAAAAAGGGAATCCGAACGAGCGACTGTTCATCGCCATGTTCGACGGAACAGGAAACGACTTTAGAGCCGACCCCGATCATGCAACGAATGTTGCACGGATGTTCAATCAGCTTGAGTCGCTTCGCGTCGCAGGATCTTCAGCTTTTCATGCAAGCTACCTCGCCGGCCCTGGAACACAAGAGAATCCGATAACCCGAATAGCGGACGGTGCGCTTGGGTACACCTACCAAGAGCGACTGGAGCAAATGTACTCCGACTTGGTAAGCAAAGCTGACCAGTGGAAGCAAGAGAATCCGGATGCGAACATCCGCGTCATGGGCATCGGTTTCAGTCGAGGCGCTAGCCAAGCCGCCGGGTTCACCAACCTGCTTCACGAGCGTGGAATCGTGGATCCCAGTAGTCAGGTACTGGAGTTGGACGGCAAGTTGAGCTACACCCGGCACCTCGCACCACCGGGCGTCACCCCACAGGCGGTTGCGCTGTTCGATCCTGTTGCTACTGGATTTCCTGAAAAGTTCGACCGCCGTTTGGCACCCTCGGTCGTCTCCGGCTTCCAGATCACCGCGCTGGACGAAGTACGCGCCAAGTTTCGCAATGATCAGATCATTGCCCCTGGCTTGTCCGACGACGGTCGCTTCCTCAACGTTCAAGTGGCCGGCGCACATGCCGACATCGGCGGGGGTTACATCCGCGATGGACTGGCTCGGCGCAGTTGCAACCTGATGGTGGATTACTGCAATGCGCTGGCACCTGGCGTGCTGGAAATGCAGAAGTCTCACGAGCCTACTGATCCACGATTGAACCCCATCCACCGCTCCGAAGAGCACATGCTGATCTATCAGATGGATCGCAAGGTGGATCGCTCTACGCCGGGCGGGGTGAACACCCGGCTGGCACCCGATCACATCGTCCAGGCCGACGGGTTTCCTCATACGGTCAAACCGCTGGGGTCAGCCGTGGCGGGCCTGAAGACCAGCGACGTGGTGATTGCGCCTCCGAACCTCGACGTTGAGCAGACCGCTGCAAGGCTGCAGTTCATCGAGGAGGCCGAGAAAGCCCGCGCCGCCACCATCGAGCAGACCAGCCGTGTCCGCGTGTTGGGCAACACCACTGCCGCCGTGGCCACCACCCTGGAAGTGGCGGACGCCGCCCGCGATTACACTCAGCTGCGCAATGAAAGCAATCTGGCCGCTGCCCAGGCGTCTATTACCCGCACCACCACCACCGCTGGTATGGCTTGGATGGGCTTCCAGGTGGGTGCGCGCATTGGCGGCACCCTCGGTCCGTGGGGCGCATTGGGCGGGGGCACGTTGGGGGCGGCAATCGGCGGCGTGGCCGGCGACAAGATTGCCGATGAATACGAACGCCGACGCATTTACACTCATAAGGGCAGCGACGGAAATGTGTGGACGGCCGACCCGAAGCAGCCGGAGAAGGGCTGGACCCGCAGCCTGCCGCCTTTGCCGGGGAATCCGGAAGGCCAGAAGTTCACTGCCGATCCTGCGCTCGCCGACGAGCTGAACTACAAGGCGGTCACCAAGGCTACCGAACTGGGCATGGGCGCTGTAACCGCGCGTAACCCCCTGAAGTTGGCAGCGCGACAGGACGACCCCACAGTTCCTATGGGGGTGACTGGGTGCGCAATGCCGCCGGCACGGGGTGGCAGCGCGAGGTCAACACTGACAAGCCCGGCCTTGGTCGTACGCAGCACGCTTCACCGGAACGTGCCGCCGAGCTGGACGCCCAGTCGCGCGCGATCACCGCCGACAACGCCGCCCGTAGCCCTGCTGTATTGGCAGCCAACTTCAAAGTGCTGTACGAGCAGAACGACTGGCAGCGGCACAGCAAGGGCAAACTGCCTGAAGCTGTCGCCGATGCTCTCAGGCACCCGGAACGCGTGGTGGGCTCGGATGGCCGCAGATACGCTCGGCAGGACAGCGGTGAGTGGATATCCGAGAGCTGGTTCAGGAACAAGGATGCCAAGGGCGATCTGCGCGCCGAGCTCGACCTTGCCTTTGATGCGCAGCGCGACTATGTACAAAAGGTGCTGGACGAGCAATGGAATCCGCTGCGCGAGCCAACCACGCTGGAGACGGTGCGGGTGGTGCCTTCGCCGGAGCAACTGGCGGAGCGGGCGGCCACAGTCAAGGCGGATAGTCCGGTGGTTGAGCAAAGGGAAGCGCCATCCCCAGAACGCCTGA